One genomic window of Gracilinema caldarium DSM 7334 includes the following:
- a CDS encoding IS3 family transposase produces the protein MLKKKVQTIIRDRTAAIEPDYPDLSIREQCRILGITRASYYYKAVEKDEDRDLAILNAILEELKVHPFYGYRKIARALADMGVTRKQVRRIMHKAGLRAIYPKKRTSIRSKGHKKYPYLLKNMVLWIPNQVWATDITYIKLGKGFVYLVVILDLYSRKILSWKVSNTMDTDFCVASLEESIKQWGIPAIFNTDQGSQFTSEAFISVLESYGIRISMDSKNRALDNIYMERVWRTIKYEDIYIKDYQTMTELKEGLKTYVTFYNSKRYHQSLDYATPDEIYAQAFRSTLPLEEALTA, from the coding sequence ATTCTTAAAAAAAAAGTACAAACAATTATACGGGACCGAACCGCCGCTATAGAACCGGACTATCCAGACTTATCGATACGAGAGCAATGCCGAATACTGGGAATAACTCGAGCAAGTTATTACTACAAGGCCGTAGAAAAGGACGAAGATAGAGACCTTGCCATTTTGAATGCCATCCTGGAAGAGCTCAAAGTTCACCCGTTTTATGGGTATCGCAAAATAGCTCGTGCCTTAGCAGATATGGGGGTAACACGGAAACAGGTGCGTCGTATCATGCATAAAGCTGGTTTACGGGCCATATATCCCAAAAAACGGACCAGTATTCGCTCTAAAGGGCATAAAAAGTACCCCTATCTGCTTAAAAACATGGTGCTTTGGATTCCTAACCAGGTCTGGGCGACGGATATCACCTACATTAAGCTCGGTAAAGGCTTTGTGTACCTGGTGGTCATACTCGACCTGTATTCTCGTAAGATATTGTCCTGGAAGGTCTCAAATACCATGGATACGGACTTTTGTGTAGCTTCCCTTGAAGAATCAATCAAACAGTGGGGAATCCCGGCTATCTTCAATACGGATCAGGGGAGTCAGTTTACTAGCGAAGCGTTTATTTCAGTCCTTGAATCGTATGGCATTCGTATCAGTATGGATAGCAAAAATCGAGCTCTTGATAATATTTACATGGAACGGGTCTGGCGTACCATCAAGTATGAAGATATTTATATCAAAGACTATCAAACCATGACTGAACTCAAGGAGGGACTAAAAACCTATGTAACTTTTTACAACAGTAAACGGTACCATCAATCGTTGGACTATGCTACACCAGATGAAATCTATGCTCAGGCATTTAGATCTACCCTACCATTAGAGGAGGCTCTCACTGCTTGA
- a CDS encoding transposase codes for MRKRYDKAFKAKVALEALRGDKTVQELAALYEVHPNMVTLWKKQLLEGAEVLFEKPGKDTERHELEQKQDELYKQIGKLQIENEFLKKKYKQLYGTEPPL; via the coding sequence ATGAGGAAACGATACGATAAGGCATTTAAAGCGAAGGTGGCTCTCGAAGCCCTTCGCGGTGATAAAACGGTCCAGGAACTAGCAGCTCTTTATGAGGTTCATCCAAACATGGTGACCCTCTGGAAGAAACAGCTTCTTGAAGGAGCTGAAGTGCTCTTTGAAAAGCCAGGGAAGGATACGGAACGGCACGAGCTGGAGCAGAAACAGGATGAACTGTATAAACAAATCGGTAAGCTCCAGATAGAGAACGAATTCTTAAAAAAAAAGTACAAACAATTATACGGGACCGAACCGCCGCTATAG